In Archaeoglobus profundus DSM 5631, the sequence TTCTTGAAAAGGCTGAAGAGGGAAAGCCGATAATGGGGACTTGTGCCGGATTGATTTTGCTTGCGAAGCACGGGGATGAGCAAGTTGAAAGAACGAACACCAAGCTCTTGGGTTTGCTTGACATTTGGATAAAAAGAAATGCCTTCGGAAGGCAAAGAGAAAGCTTTGAAGCAGTTTTAAACATCAAAAACATTGGAAAGTTTCAAGCAGTTTTCATAAGAGCTCCAGCGGTAACGAAGGTCGGAAAGAATGTGGATGTCCTTGCAACTTTCGAAGATTATATCGTTGCGGTTCAGCAAGACAAGATATTGGGCTTTGCTTTTCATCCCGAACTAACTAACGATACGAGAATTCACGAATACTTCCTCAAGCTAATTTTTGAATAAATTTTTTATAAGCCGTAGTGCAACGTAGCTTCCATGAAAAAAATCCTACCGATTCTGATTCTACTGGCGATAATTCAAACGGCATCGGCCCAAA encodes:
- the pdxT gene encoding pyridoxal 5'-phosphate synthase glutaminase subunit PdxT; its protein translation is MRITVVGVQGAVEEHVIITKLAMKKLGIDGEVVATRRKGVVSKSDGVIIPGGESTTISRLIFRDSIASEILEKAEEGKPIMGTCAGLILLAKHGDEQVERTNTKLLGLLDIWIKRNAFGRQRESFEAVLNIKNIGKFQAVFIRAPAVTKVGKNVDVLATFEDYIVAVQQDKILGFAFHPELTNDTRIHEYFLKLIFE